From one Variovorax sp. PBL-H6 genomic stretch:
- the mraZ gene encoding division/cell wall cluster transcriptional repressor MraZ, translated as MFQGASSLNLDAKGRLSVPTRHRDVLSATAGSQLTITKHPHGCLMVFPRPEWEKFRDRIAELPMSAQWWKRVFLGNAMDVDMDGTGRVLISPELRAAAGITRDALLLGMGNHFELWDKATYDAKEAEATQGEMPDVFQDFSF; from the coding sequence GTGTTTCAAGGGGCTTCATCGCTCAATCTCGATGCCAAGGGGCGGCTTTCCGTGCCGACCCGGCATCGTGACGTCCTGAGCGCGACGGCAGGAAGCCAGCTCACGATCACCAAGCACCCCCACGGCTGCCTCATGGTGTTCCCGCGTCCTGAGTGGGAGAAATTCCGCGATCGCATCGCGGAGCTCCCGATGTCGGCACAGTGGTGGAAGCGGGTTTTCCTCGGCAATGCGATGGACGTGGACATGGACGGCACGGGCCGCGTGTTGATCTCCCCCGAGCTGCGCGCGGCGGCCGGCATCACGCGCGACGCGCTGCTGCTCGGCATGGGCAACCACTTCGAGCTCTGGGACAAGGCCACCTACGACGCGAAGGAGGCCGAGGCCACCCAGGGAGAGATGCCCGATGTGTTCCAGGATTTCTCTTTTTGA
- the hslV gene encoding ATP-dependent protease subunit HslV, which translates to MEQFHGTTIISVRRKTPNGDQVAIGGDGQVTLGNIVIKGSARKVRRLYQGKVLAGFAGATADAFTLFERFEGKLEKHQGQLARAAIELTKDWRTDRVLRRLEAMLAVADAHSSLIITGNGDVLEPENGIIAIGSGGAYAQAAAKALLDHTELSAADIVKKSLEIAGELCIYTNMHHTIETL; encoded by the coding sequence ATGGAACAATTTCACGGAACCACGATCATCAGCGTGCGCCGCAAGACCCCGAACGGCGACCAGGTCGCGATCGGTGGTGATGGCCAGGTCACGCTGGGCAACATCGTCATCAAGGGCAGCGCGCGCAAGGTGCGCCGGCTCTACCAGGGCAAGGTACTCGCCGGTTTCGCCGGCGCGACCGCCGATGCCTTCACCCTCTTCGAACGCTTCGAGGGCAAGCTCGAGAAGCACCAGGGGCAGTTGGCGCGTGCTGCCATCGAGCTGACCAAGGACTGGCGCACCGACCGCGTGCTGCGCCGCCTGGAGGCGATGCTGGCCGTCGCCGACGCCCATAGTTCACTGATCATCACCGGCAACGGCGACGTGCTGGAGCCCGAGAACGGCATCATCGCGATCGGCTCCGGCGGCGCCTATGCCCAGGCCGCGGCCAAGGCGCTGCTCGACCACACCGAGCTGAGCGCAGCCGACATCGTGAAGAAGTCGCTCGAGATTGCGGGCGAACTCTGCATCTACACCAACATGCACCACACCATCGAGACCCTGTGA
- the rsmH gene encoding 16S rRNA (cytosine(1402)-N(4))-methyltransferase RsmH, translated as MQAPWSHTTVLLKEAVEALLPGTAPGSGTYVDATFGRGGHSRAILERLSEAGHLIAFDKDAEAVAEAARIEDARFSIRHQSFDHLGELPPRSVAGVLMDLGVSSPQIDNPVRGFSFRFDGPLDMRMDTTRGQSVAEWLATAEVQQMAEVIRDYGEERFAVQIAKAIAARRQERGPISTTAELAELVAGTVKTREPGQNPATRTFQALRIFINAELEELQQALEASLSVLHPQGRLAVISFHSLEDRIVKQFIARHSREVYDRRAPFAAPRAMKMRALGRIRPTQAEVDANPRARSAILRVAERTGEP; from the coding sequence GTGCAAGCGCCATGGAGCCATACGACCGTGTTGTTGAAGGAGGCAGTGGAGGCACTCCTTCCCGGCACCGCGCCCGGCTCTGGCACCTACGTGGATGCCACCTTTGGGCGAGGCGGCCATTCCCGGGCAATCCTCGAAAGACTGTCAGAGGCCGGTCACTTGATCGCGTTCGACAAGGACGCGGAAGCGGTGGCCGAGGCAGCGCGCATCGAGGATGCGCGTTTTTCCATCAGGCACCAGAGCTTCGACCACCTGGGGGAGCTGCCGCCGCGCAGCGTCGCTGGCGTGCTGATGGACCTCGGCGTGAGCTCCCCCCAGATCGACAACCCCGTTCGGGGTTTTTCTTTTCGTTTCGACGGCCCGCTCGACATGCGCATGGACACCACGCGCGGGCAGAGCGTGGCCGAATGGCTGGCAACGGCCGAAGTGCAGCAGATGGCGGAGGTAATTCGTGACTATGGCGAAGAACGGTTTGCTGTTCAGATTGCAAAGGCGATTGCAGCTCGCCGACAAGAACGGGGCCCAATTTCAACCACCGCCGAGCTGGCCGAGCTCGTGGCTGGCACGGTCAAAACCCGCGAGCCGGGCCAGAACCCTGCAACGCGCACATTTCAGGCTCTTCGGATTTTCATCAATGCCGAGCTTGAAGAGCTGCAACAGGCGTTAGAGGCGAGTCTTTCCGTGCTGCACCCCCAGGGCCGGCTTGCGGTGATCAGCTTCCACTCGCTGGAAGACCGCATCGTGAAGCAGTTCATCGCCAGGCATTCGCGCGAGGTCTACGATCGCCGCGCGCCCTTTGCCGCGCCGCGCGCGATGAAGATGCGCGCACTTGGCCGCATCAGGCCCACGCAGGCCGAGGTGGACGCGAATCCCCGGGCCCGCAGTGCCATCCTGCGGGTGGCCGAACGCACCGGGGAGCCGTGA
- the ftsL gene encoding cell division protein FtsL, with product MVRLNLLLLTAVIASAIYLVHTQYQSRQLFTELHRVQNEARRLELERDRLEVEKRAQATPLRVERLAKEQLKMRTTTPAITQYVRADGTVIPAVAAPATPTAAPSVRPGAAAAPARRSAQ from the coding sequence ATGGTGCGCTTGAACCTCCTCCTGCTCACCGCGGTCATCGCCTCTGCGATCTACCTGGTGCATACGCAATACCAGTCGCGCCAGCTGTTCACCGAGCTGCACCGGGTGCAAAACGAAGCGCGCCGGCTGGAGCTCGAACGCGACCGGCTGGAGGTGGAGAAGCGTGCCCAGGCCACGCCGTTGCGGGTCGAACGGCTGGCCAAGGAACAGCTGAAGATGCGCACCACCACGCCGGCCATCACGCAGTACGTGCGCGCCGACGGCACGGTGATTCCGGCGGTCGCGGCGCCCGCGACCCCGACTGCGGCGCCATCAGTGCGCCCCGGAGCCGCCGCCGCGCCAGCCCGCAGGAGCGCGCAATGA
- a CDS encoding UDP-N-acetylmuramoyl-L-alanyl-D-glutamate--2,6-diaminopimelate ligase: MLALHSPLDAAGWLKSRVGGALHGDSRPLRAGDGFVAWPGAATDGRRHVAAALGQGAVACLVEADGVESFGFDEGDERIARYAGLKAATGPIAAAFHGDPSSRLDLLAVTGTNGKTSTAWWLAQALAAHDATRPCAVMGTLGIGVPPDLTYTGLTTPDPVMLQRELLAFADRGFGACAVEASSIGIAERRLDGTRIAVAVFTNFTQDHLDYHGSMDAYWQAKAELFRWPGLRAAVVNIDDVHGASLVASLVERGEGAPEVWTVSAAGAPARLAAKNIGHDAQGLQFTVVEQGEAPLRLETQLIGQYNVANLLGVLGTLRALGLTLAQAVAACARLDSVPGRMERVSVPGRPLAVVDYAHTPDALDKALAGLRPLARQRGGQLWCMFGCGGDRDTVKRPMMGAVAEKQADRVVLTSDNPRSEKPGAIISQILLGLSRPEAAQVEPDRAEAIRQTLAQAAPDDVVLLAGRGHEAWQEIAGERIAFSDRAHAIDALTHARSAR, encoded by the coding sequence ATGCTGGCGCTCCACAGTCCTCTCGATGCCGCGGGCTGGTTGAAGTCCCGCGTGGGCGGCGCGCTGCATGGCGACAGCCGCCCGCTGCGCGCGGGCGACGGCTTCGTCGCCTGGCCGGGCGCTGCCACCGACGGTCGCCGCCACGTCGCGGCCGCGCTTGGCCAGGGCGCGGTGGCCTGCCTGGTGGAGGCAGACGGCGTCGAGTCCTTCGGCTTCGACGAGGGCGACGAGCGCATTGCGCGCTATGCCGGCCTGAAGGCGGCCACCGGGCCGATCGCTGCCGCCTTCCACGGCGACCCGTCATCGCGCCTGGACCTGCTGGCCGTCACCGGCACCAACGGCAAGACCTCGACCGCGTGGTGGCTGGCGCAGGCGCTTGCCGCGCACGACGCCACGCGGCCCTGCGCCGTGATGGGCACGCTCGGCATCGGCGTGCCCCCGGATCTCACCTACACCGGCCTCACCACGCCCGACCCGGTGATGCTGCAGCGCGAGCTGCTCGCCTTTGCGGATCGCGGTTTCGGTGCCTGCGCCGTCGAGGCCTCCTCGATCGGCATCGCCGAACGCCGGCTCGACGGCACGCGCATCGCGGTGGCAGTGTTCACCAATTTCACCCAGGACCACCTGGACTACCACGGCAGCATGGACGCGTACTGGCAAGCGAAGGCCGAGCTGTTCCGCTGGCCGGGCCTGCGCGCCGCGGTGGTCAACATCGACGACGTTCACGGCGCCAGCCTCGTGGCCAGCCTCGTCGAACGCGGCGAGGGTGCGCCCGAGGTCTGGACGGTGTCGGCCGCCGGCGCGCCGGCCCGGCTCGCGGCGAAGAACATCGGCCACGACGCCCAGGGCCTGCAGTTCACTGTGGTGGAGCAGGGCGAGGCGCCGCTGCGCCTGGAGACGCAGTTGATCGGCCAGTACAACGTGGCCAACCTGCTGGGCGTGCTCGGCACCCTGCGCGCGCTCGGCCTCACGCTCGCCCAGGCCGTGGCCGCCTGCGCGCGGCTGGACAGCGTGCCCGGCCGCATGGAGCGTGTGAGCGTTCCGGGTCGGCCGCTGGCGGTGGTGGACTACGCCCACACGCCCGACGCGCTCGACAAGGCGCTGGCCGGCCTGCGGCCGCTGGCGCGCCAGCGCGGTGGGCAGCTCTGGTGCATGTTCGGCTGCGGCGGCGACCGCGACACCGTCAAGCGGCCGATGATGGGGGCCGTGGCCGAGAAGCAGGCCGACCGGGTCGTGCTGACCAGCGACAACCCGCGCAGCGAGAAGCCCGGCGCGATCATCAGCCAGATCCTGCTGGGGCTGTCGCGCCCCGAAGCGGCCCAGGTCGAGCCCGACCGCGCCGAGGCGATCCGCCAGACCTTGGCACAGGCCGCGCCCGACGACGTGGTGCTGCTCGCCGGCCGCGGCCACGAAGCCTGGCAGGAAATCGCCGGTGAGCGCATCGCGTTCTCCGACCGGGCGCACGCCATCGATGCGTTGACGCATGCAAGGAGCGCAAGATGA
- a CDS encoding peptidoglycan D,D-transpeptidase FtsI family protein: MSRRSRSVQYTTSPLLASKTPVWRSKFIVATIAFGFLVLAGRAAYVQVVGNAFFQRQGEVRFARTLELPANRGRILDRNGLLLASSVVAPSIWAIPEDIEREDPDVKAKLRQVAKLLGMAQKDFDKKLEDEDKTFVWIQRQVDEPIAKQIAALNIKGLYQRKEYKRQYPEGEAAAHVVGFTNVEDNGQEGIELAFNKELAGRPGSRRVIKDRLGRVVEGIGEQVPPLDGKDIQLSVDSKVQFFAYQKLRDAVTANKAKAGSVVVLDAITGEVLAMANYPSYVPDKRQSLTGEQLRNRALTDTFEPGSTMKPITIAMALEAGRIKPQTPVDTSPGRYSIGGFTISDTHNYGLLTVEGVIQKSSNVGALKIAQKMTPHEMWDTYTALGYGQKPQLRFPGAVTGRLRPWKSWKPVEQATMAYGYGLSASLFQMAHSYTAFAHDGAIIPASILKSPDPAVGVQVFSAQNALAVRKMLQMAAGPGGTGQRAQTIGYSVGGKSGTAHKQVGKGYASNKYRAWFTGMAPIEKPRIIVAVMIDEPSAGQYFGGLVAAPVFSEVVQQTLRMMNVPPDLAVKPLVVTNGVEESF, from the coding sequence ATGAGCCGTCGCAGCCGCAGCGTCCAATACACCACCAGCCCGCTGCTGGCGAGCAAGACGCCAGTCTGGCGCAGCAAGTTCATCGTCGCCACCATCGCCTTCGGCTTCCTGGTGCTCGCCGGCCGTGCGGCCTATGTGCAGGTGGTCGGCAACGCGTTCTTTCAGCGCCAGGGCGAGGTGCGCTTCGCCCGCACGCTGGAGCTGCCAGCCAATCGCGGCCGCATCCTGGATCGCAACGGGCTGCTTCTCGCCTCCAGCGTGGTGGCGCCCAGCATCTGGGCCATTCCCGAGGACATCGAGCGCGAAGACCCGGACGTCAAGGCCAAGCTGCGCCAGGTCGCGAAGCTGCTCGGCATGGCGCAGAAGGACTTCGACAAGAAGCTGGAGGACGAGGACAAGACCTTCGTCTGGATCCAGCGCCAGGTCGACGAGCCGATCGCCAAGCAGATCGCTGCCCTCAACATCAAGGGCCTGTACCAGCGCAAGGAATACAAGCGCCAGTACCCGGAGGGCGAAGCCGCCGCGCACGTGGTGGGCTTCACCAACGTGGAGGACAACGGCCAGGAAGGCATCGAGCTGGCCTTCAACAAGGAACTGGCCGGACGCCCAGGCTCCAGGCGCGTGATCAAGGACCGGCTCGGCCGCGTGGTCGAAGGCATCGGCGAGCAGGTCCCTCCGCTCGACGGCAAGGACATCCAGCTCTCGGTCGACAGCAAGGTGCAGTTTTTCGCCTATCAGAAGCTGCGCGACGCGGTCACGGCCAACAAGGCCAAGGCGGGCAGCGTGGTGGTGCTGGACGCCATCACCGGCGAAGTGCTGGCAATGGCCAACTACCCGAGCTACGTGCCCGACAAGCGGCAGAGCCTCACCGGCGAGCAGTTGCGCAACCGCGCGCTCACCGACACCTTCGAGCCAGGCTCGACCATGAAGCCCATCACGATCGCGATGGCGCTGGAGGCAGGGCGCATCAAGCCGCAGACGCCGGTCGATACCTCCCCGGGCCGCTACAGCATTGGCGGCTTCACCATCAGCGACACCCACAATTACGGCCTGCTGACGGTCGAGGGCGTGATCCAGAAGTCCAGCAACGTGGGCGCGCTCAAGATCGCGCAGAAGATGACCCCGCACGAGATGTGGGACACCTACACCGCGCTCGGCTACGGGCAGAAGCCGCAGCTCCGGTTCCCCGGCGCCGTGACCGGTCGCCTGCGCCCTTGGAAGAGCTGGAAGCCGGTCGAGCAGGCCACCATGGCCTATGGCTACGGCCTCTCGGCCTCGCTCTTCCAGATGGCGCATTCGTACACCGCCTTCGCGCACGACGGCGCCATCATTCCCGCGAGCATTCTCAAGAGCCCCGATCCGGCGGTAGGCGTGCAGGTGTTTTCGGCGCAGAACGCGCTGGCCGTGCGCAAGATGCTGCAGATGGCGGCCGGCCCGGGCGGCACCGGCCAGCGCGCGCAGACCATCGGCTACTCGGTGGGAGGCAAGTCGGGCACTGCGCACAAGCAGGTCGGCAAGGGCTACGCGAGCAACAAGTACCGTGCCTGGTTCACCGGCATGGCGCCCATCGAGAAGCCGCGCATCATCGTGGCGGTGATGATCGACGAGCCGAGCGCCGGCCAGTACTTCGGCGGCCTGGTGGCGGCACCCGTGTTCAGCGAGGTCGTGCAGCAGACGCTGCGCATGATGAACGTACCGCCGGATCTCGCAGTCAAACCGCTGGTCGTGACCAACGGCGTGGAGGAGAGCTTCTGA
- the hslU gene encoding ATP-dependent protease ATPase subunit HslU, translating into MPMTPQEIVSELDNHIVGQPDAKRAVAIALRNRWRRQQVDEKLRSEITPKNILMIGPTGVGKTEIARRLARLADAPFIKVEATKFTEVGYVGKDVDSIVRDLAEMAVKQTRESESAKVRMRAEDGAEERILDVLLPPARTADGSNAESSNATRQAFRKKLREHQLDDKEIDIELAEQRAPLEIMGPAGMEDMTEQLRGMFGQLTQGRRKTRKLKIGEAMRLLIDEEAAKLVNEEEIRTQAIHNAEQNGIVFIDEIDKVATRSEAQGADVSRQGVQRDLLPLVEGTAVSTKYGVVRTDHILFIASGAFHLSKPSDLIPELQGRFPIRVELQSLSVADFESILTQTRASLVKQYQALLATEGVTLEFTADGITRLASIAYEVNERTENIGARRLSTVMERLLDEVSFDAAKLEGQAVLIDAAYVDARLSALSQDEDLSRFIL; encoded by the coding sequence ATGCCCATGACCCCACAGGAAATCGTCTCCGAGCTCGACAATCACATCGTCGGGCAACCCGATGCCAAGCGCGCCGTCGCCATTGCGCTGCGCAACCGCTGGCGCCGCCAGCAGGTCGACGAGAAGCTGCGCAGCGAGATCACGCCCAAGAACATCCTCATGATCGGCCCCACCGGCGTGGGCAAGACCGAGATCGCGCGCCGGCTTGCGCGCCTGGCCGATGCGCCCTTCATCAAGGTCGAGGCCACCAAGTTCACCGAGGTGGGCTACGTGGGCAAGGACGTCGACTCGATCGTGCGCGACCTGGCCGAGATGGCCGTCAAGCAGACCCGCGAGAGTGAGAGCGCCAAGGTGCGCATGCGCGCCGAGGATGGCGCCGAGGAGCGCATCCTCGACGTGCTGCTGCCCCCGGCCCGTACCGCGGACGGCTCGAATGCCGAGAGCAGCAACGCCACCCGCCAGGCCTTCCGCAAGAAGCTGCGCGAGCATCAGCTCGACGACAAGGAAATCGACATCGAGCTGGCCGAGCAACGGGCCCCGCTCGAGATCATGGGCCCGGCCGGCATGGAGGACATGACCGAGCAACTGCGCGGCATGTTCGGCCAGCTGACGCAGGGCCGGCGAAAGACGCGCAAGCTCAAGATCGGCGAGGCGATGCGTCTGCTGATCGACGAGGAGGCGGCCAAGCTGGTCAACGAGGAAGAGATCCGCACCCAGGCGATTCACAACGCCGAGCAGAACGGCATCGTCTTCATCGACGAGATCGACAAGGTTGCCACCCGCAGCGAAGCACAGGGCGCCGACGTGTCGCGCCAGGGCGTCCAGCGCGACCTGCTGCCGCTGGTGGAGGGTACCGCGGTCAGTACCAAGTACGGGGTGGTGCGCACCGACCATATCCTCTTCATCGCCAGCGGCGCCTTCCACCTGAGCAAGCCCAGCGACCTGATTCCCGAACTGCAAGGCCGCTTTCCGATTCGCGTCGAGTTGCAATCGCTCTCGGTGGCAGATTTCGAAAGCATCCTGACCCAGACCCGCGCCTCGCTGGTCAAGCAGTACCAGGCGCTGCTGGCGACCGAGGGTGTGACGCTGGAGTTCACGGCGGACGGCATCACCCGGCTTGCCAGCATCGCCTACGAGGTCAACGAGCGCACCGAGAACATCGGCGCCCGCCGCCTGTCGACTGTCATGGAGCGCCTGCTCGACGAGGTGAGCTTCGACGCCGCCAAGCTGGAAGGCCAGGCGGTGCTTATCGATGCCGCCTACGTGGACGCACGTCTGTCGGCGCTGAGTCAGGACGAAGACCTGTCCCGGTTCATCCTCTGA
- the mraY gene encoding phospho-N-acetylmuramoyl-pentapeptide-transferase, which translates to MLMSLAQWLQTVSPDLGFLRVFQYLTFRALMAALSALLLGLGAGPYVIRRLTALKIGQPVRGYAMETHLSKSGTPTMGGVLVLFSIAFATLLWFDLSNRFVWIVLWVTLGFGAIGWVDDWRKVVRKDPEGMRSREKYFWQSAVGLTAAFYLLFSISESSNWRVLELFYAWVGSGFDLDFPPKINLLVPFFKEVSYPLGGIGFVILTYLVIVGASNAVNLTDGLDGLAIMPVVMVGSALGVFAYVTGSAVYSRYLLFPHIPGSGELLVFCSAMAGAGLAFLWFNTHPAQVFMGDVGALALGGALGTIAIIVRQEIVFFVMGGIFVVEAISVMAQVAYFKYTKKRFGEGRRVLKMAPLHHHFEKSGWRETQVVVRFWIITMLLCLVGLSTLKLR; encoded by the coding sequence ATGCTGATGAGTCTCGCCCAATGGTTGCAGACGGTCTCGCCGGATCTCGGTTTCCTGCGCGTCTTCCAATACCTCACCTTTCGCGCGCTGATGGCGGCGCTGAGCGCGCTGCTGCTCGGCCTGGGCGCGGGGCCGTACGTGATCCGCCGCCTGACCGCGCTCAAGATCGGCCAGCCGGTGCGCGGCTATGCCATGGAAACTCACCTGAGCAAGAGCGGCACGCCGACCATGGGCGGCGTGCTGGTGCTGTTCTCGATCGCCTTCGCGACCTTGCTGTGGTTCGACCTCTCCAACCGCTTCGTCTGGATCGTGCTGTGGGTCACGCTGGGCTTCGGTGCCATCGGCTGGGTCGACGACTGGCGCAAGGTGGTGCGCAAGGACCCCGAGGGCATGCGCTCGCGCGAGAAGTACTTCTGGCAGTCGGCAGTCGGCCTGACCGCCGCCTTCTACCTGCTCTTCAGCATCTCGGAGAGCTCCAACTGGCGCGTGCTCGAGCTGTTCTACGCCTGGGTAGGCTCGGGTTTCGACCTCGACTTCCCGCCCAAGATCAACCTGCTGGTGCCCTTCTTCAAGGAAGTGAGCTACCCGCTCGGCGGCATCGGCTTCGTGATCCTGACCTACCTGGTGATCGTGGGTGCCAGCAACGCCGTCAACCTGACCGACGGCCTCGACGGCCTGGCCATCATGCCGGTGGTGATGGTCGGCTCCGCCCTGGGCGTCTTCGCCTACGTGACCGGCAGCGCGGTCTATTCGCGCTACCTGCTGTTCCCGCACATCCCGGGTTCGGGCGAACTGCTGGTGTTCTGCTCCGCGATGGCCGGTGCGGGCCTCGCCTTCCTCTGGTTCAACACCCATCCGGCGCAGGTCTTCATGGGTGACGTGGGCGCGCTCGCGCTGGGCGGCGCGCTGGGCACCATCGCGATCATCGTGCGCCAGGAGATCGTCTTCTTCGTCATGGGCGGCATCTTCGTGGTCGAGGCGATCTCGGTGATGGCGCAGGTGGCCTACTTCAAGTACACCAAGAAGCGCTTCGGCGAAGGCCGCCGCGTGCTCAAGATGGCGCCGCTGCATCACCACTTCGAGAAGAGCGGCTGGCGCGAGACGCAGGTTGTCGTGCGCTTCTGGATCATCACCATGCTGCTGTGCCTGGTGGGCCTGTCGACCTTGAAGCTGAGGTGA
- a CDS encoding UDP-N-acetylmuramoyl-tripeptide--D-alanyl-D-alanine ligase, giving the protein MSAPQEDAPMMTLAKALAWVPGARLVGDPEVAVSRVHTDTRTLAAGDLFVALKGERFDANDFLADARARGAVAAIAHRGLEAAGLAGLEVPDTLAALGALAAGWRAQFDLPLVAVTGSNGKTTVTQMIASILRAAGVDRALATIGNLNNEIGLPLTLLRLRERHQLAVVELGMNHPGEIARLSAIACPTIALVNNAQREHQEFMATVEAVARENGAVFAALPDNGTAVFPYGDTFTSLWNEMAHEGAPRRCLSFGEQANADIALGHAEWKHGAWQFEARTPLGEISTTLRIAGRHNVVNALAAIACALACGVSLEKIAEGLAAFEPVKGRSRASEVLLADGRAITVVDDSYNANPDSVRAAVDVLGGLPGPRLLVLGDMGEVGDRGPQFHAEVGAWAAERGIESLFAMGDASIHATAAYTRSGGSEARHFDDIDRLNAAVLAQLPRVASVLVKGSRFMRMERVVQALACASAQQDNNKEGRP; this is encoded by the coding sequence ATGAGCGCGCCGCAGGAAGACGCACCGATGATGACGCTCGCCAAGGCGCTCGCCTGGGTGCCCGGCGCACGCCTGGTCGGCGACCCGGAAGTGGCCGTCTCGCGCGTGCACACCGACACCCGTACTCTCGCGGCAGGCGACCTGTTCGTCGCGCTGAAGGGTGAGCGCTTCGACGCCAACGATTTCCTGGCCGATGCGCGTGCGCGCGGCGCGGTCGCGGCCATCGCCCATCGCGGGCTTGAGGCGGCCGGGCTGGCCGGGCTGGAAGTGCCCGACACCCTCGCCGCACTCGGCGCCCTGGCCGCGGGCTGGCGAGCCCAGTTCGATCTGCCGCTGGTCGCGGTCACCGGCAGCAACGGCAAGACAACCGTCACGCAGATGATCGCCTCGATCCTGCGGGCTGCCGGTGTGGACCGGGCGCTGGCCACCATCGGCAACCTCAACAACGAGATCGGCCTGCCGCTGACGCTGCTGCGCCTGCGCGAGCGGCACCAGCTGGCCGTGGTCGAGCTGGGCATGAACCATCCGGGCGAAATCGCCCGGCTGTCGGCAATCGCGTGTCCCACCATCGCGCTGGTCAATAACGCGCAGCGCGAGCACCAGGAGTTCATGGCCACGGTCGAGGCCGTCGCGCGCGAGAACGGCGCGGTGTTCGCCGCGCTGCCGGACAACGGCACCGCCGTCTTCCCCTACGGCGACACCTTCACGTCGCTGTGGAACGAGATGGCGCACGAGGGCGCGCCGCGGCGCTGCCTGAGCTTCGGCGAGCAAGCCAACGCGGACATCGCGCTCGGCCATGCCGAGTGGAAGCATGGCGCCTGGCAGTTCGAGGCCCGCACGCCGCTCGGCGAAATCTCCACCACCCTGCGCATCGCCGGGCGTCACAACGTGGTGAACGCACTGGCGGCCATCGCCTGCGCGCTGGCCTGCGGGGTATCGCTCGAAAAGATCGCCGAAGGGCTCGCCGCCTTCGAGCCGGTCAAGGGGCGCTCGCGGGCGAGCGAGGTACTGCTGGCGGACGGCCGGGCGATCACGGTGGTCGACGACAGCTACAACGCCAACCCCGATTCCGTGCGCGCCGCCGTCGACGTGCTCGGCGGCCTGCCGGGCCCGCGCCTGCTGGTGCTGGGCGACATGGGCGAGGTCGGCGATCGTGGTCCGCAGTTCCATGCCGAGGTCGGCGCCTGGGCGGCCGAGCGCGGCATCGAATCGCTGTTCGCAATGGGCGACGCATCGATCCATGCGACCGCGGCCTACACGCGCAGCGGTGGCAGCGAGGCGCGCCACTTCGACGACATCGACAGGCTCAACGCCGCCGTGCTGGCGCAACTGCCGCGCGTCGCCAGCGTGCTGGTCAAGGGCTCGCGCTTCATGCGGATGGAGCGCGTCGTCCAGGCCCTCGCCTGCGCTTCAGCACAACAAGACAACAACAAGGAGGGCCGGCCGTGA